The nucleotide sequence TACTGTGTTATCTGATCCACAACACACCGTTAGCGCCCTTATGACCCAGCAGCCCGAACTCTTCTCGACCCCGATCAGCCAGGCCGAAGTCAATGCGATCCTCTGGAAAGCCTGCGATACCTTCCGCGGCACCGTCGACCCGTCCGAGTACAAGAATTACATCCTCGTGATGCTGTTCGTGAAATACGTCTCCGACGTCTGGCACGACCACCGCGCCCACTACGAGCGCACCTACGCCGCCAACCCGGAACGCGTCGAACGCGCCATGAGCCGCGAGCCGTTCAGGCTGCCAAACGGCGCCGACTTTCAATCGCTGTACGCCGCGCGCAATCTGGACGACATCGGCGAGCGCATCAACAAGGCGCTGGAAGCCATCGAAGACGCCAACAAGGCCAAGCTCGAAAACGTCTTCCGCAATATCGACTTCAACAGCGAAGCCAACCTCGGCCGCACCGCCCAGCGCAACGAGCGCCTGCGCAACCTGCTCGACGACTTCGCCGACCCGCGCCTCGACCTGCGCCCCTCGCGCGTCGGGGACGCCGACATCATCGGCAACGCCTACGAGTTCCTGATCGGCAAATTCGCCTCCGACGCGGGCAAGAAAGCCGGCGAGTTCTATACCCCGCCCGAAGTCAGCACGCTGCTGGCCCGCCTGCTCGACCCGCAGCCCAATGACCGCATATAGCGACCCCGCCTGCGGCAGCGGATCGCTCTTAATCAAGTGCGCCAAACAGGTCGCCGGCGGCAATTACTCGCTGTGGGGGCAGGAAGCCAACGGCGCGACGTGGGCGCTGTGCATGATGAATATGCTGCTGCACAGCATGACCGTCACCACCGCCAACATCCACTGGGGCGACACGCTGAAAGCGCCGCACCACCTCGAAAACAACGCCCTGATGCGTTTCGATGTCGTGGTCGCCAACCCGCCGTTTTCGCTCGACAAATGGGGCGCGGAGACCGCCGCCGCCGACCGCTATAACCGCTTCTGGCGCGGCATCCCGCCCAGAGCAAAGCGATTACGCCTTCATCAGCCACATGGTCGAGTCGATGGACGCGCGCCCGGCAGCAGCGCCTGCACCGGCGTGATCGTCCCGCGGCGTGCTGTTCCGCGGCAGCAGCGAAGGCGCGATCCGCCGGAAGATGATCGACGATGACCTCCTCGACGCCGTGATCGGCCTGCCGCCGAACCTGTTCTTCCGGCACCGGCATCCCAGCGGCGATCCTGATCTTTCCGGCAGAACCGCCCCATCCGATGCCCCGTGCTAATTATCGACGCTAGTCGTGGCTTCAAAGCGAATAGGTCGCAAAACGTCCTCAGAGAGTTCGGACATCAACCAGATCGTCGAAATGTATAAATCTCGGCGCGATATAGCCGGATTTGCACGTGAAGTATCCTTGGCTGAAATTCGGTCAAATGATTGCCAGCTACATATTTCACGCTATGTTTTCGCGTATGAGACCCCTGACGAGCAAGTCGAAGTCGGAGCGGGCCCAAACACGTACGATGTGTTCATAAGTTATAGCCGCAAAGACACAGTCGAAAAATCAAAAATCGTCCGTGCAATGATAAGTGCTGGTTTCCGCGTTTGGGACGATAGCGACTTTACTCTGGAAGTAGGAGAACCCGACTGGCAGGTCCAGATAGAAAGAGCCATCGAATCCTCGACTTGCGTTGTAGTATTACTTTCACCCGACGCCAAGGACTCGCTGGGTACGCCGTGAATTGATGTATGCAGAGACCCAAGGAAAGAAGATCTTTCCGTTGTTAATTAAAGGCGACACAAAGTCATCGCTACCGATATTGCTCATCAATGCGCAACATATCAATCTGTTGGACTTTGACTTCCAGACTCAACTTGAAAAACTCACCGTAACACTCAAACACCTAGTTGGCGTGAAGTCGATTTCACCTTACATTTTGACTTACAAAAAGAATCGACCGGGCTGGAAGAAGGCTTATCTCCGTGATATCGCAGAAGTTTCGTATTCGACAAAGAGATATGAGGTCGAAGAAGGTGGCGTAATTCCAGTCTACGGAATTGGCGGAATTATCGGATATTCAAAAAATTATGAGTTCGAAGGTGACTATATCCTTGTATTACGGCATTTAGGCAATAGTCGCCCGCAGTTCACCAAGAATGCTTGGGAGAATAACGGAGGGAAAATTCTCTGTTACGCATGGAATAGCCGTCGTTCGACCACTGGAGATGGTTGACTCTGACTTTCTGCTCTATTCTTTGTGGGTCACAGATTTCCGCTTGTTTGAAATTTCTGCTAGCCTCAACCGCATTGACTTGAGGCGAATATCAATCGGTTTACCTGAGTTAAATGAGCAACGAAAAATCGCTGCACATATTACTCAGAATATGAAGATCATCTCAGAAAGCCAGGAACAACTTCAAACGCGCTTGCGTGTCTTCGATGCACGGAAAATTGGAATTATCCACCGAACGCCAACACTCGATACCAAACCTGCGGATACTCCGAATGACTAGTGCAATCTCCCAAGCCGAAATCAACGCGATCCTCTGGAAAGCCTGCGACACCTTCCGCGGCACCGTTGACCCGTCCGAGTATAAGAATTACATCCTCGTGATGCTGTTCCTGAAATACGTCTCCGACGTCTGGTACGACCACCGCGACCAATACGAGCGCACCTATGCCGCCACCCCGAGCCGCGTCGAACGCGCCTGCAGTTCGAGCCGTTCAGGCTGAACAAGGGCAAGCTCGATGGCGTCTTCCGCAACATCGACTTCAACAGCGAGGCCAACCTGGGCAAGACCGCGCAGCGCAACGAGCGGCTGAAGAACCTGCTCAACGACTTCGCCGACCCGCGCCTCGACCTGCGCCCCTCGCGCGTGGGCGGCCTGGACGTGATCGGCAGCGCCTACGAGTACCTGATCGGCAAATTCGCCGCCGGCGCGGGCAAGAAAGCCGGCGAGTTCTACACCCCGCCCGAGGTCAGCGAGCTGCTGGCCCGGCTGCTCGATCCGCAGCCCGGCGACCGCATCAGCGACCCGGCCTGCGGACCGGCTCGCTCTTAATCAAGTGCGCGCCACACAGGTGGGCGGCGGCAACTACTCGATCTGGGGCCAGGAGGTCAACGGCGGGACCTGGGCGCTGTGCATGATGAACATGCTGCTGCACAGCATGAACGTCACCACCGCCAGCATCCACTGGGGCGACACGCTGAAAGCGCCGCACCAGCTGGAAAGCAACGCCCTGATGCCCTTCAACGTCGTGGTCGCCAACCCGCCCTTCTCGCTTGACAAGTGGGGCGCCGACAAAGCCGCCGCCGATCCGTACGGCCGCTTCTGGCGCGGCATCCCACCCAAGAGCAAAGGGTGATTACGCCTTCATCAGCCATATGATCGCCACCACCTACGCCGACCCGGCGGAGAATGGGCGCGTCGGCGTGATCGTCCCGCATGGCGTGCTCTTCCGCGGCTCGTCCGAGGGGCAGATTCGCCGCGAGCTGATCCGCGACAACCTGCTCGACACCGTGATCGGCCTGCCCGCCAACCTGTTCTATGGCACGGGCATCCCCGCCGCCATCCTGATCTTCAGGCGCAACCGGCCCGACGACGCGCCGGTGCTCTTCGTCGATGCCAGCCGCGACTTCAGAACCGGCACCAACCAGAACAGGCTGCGCCCCGCCGACCTCGACCGCATCGTGGCGACCGGCCGGACGCGCCAGCCGGTCCGAGCAGTACGCGGCGCTGGCCACCCGCGACCAGATCGCCGCCAACGACTACAACCTGAACATCCCCCGCTACGTCGATACCTTCGAGGCCGAGGAGCAGATCGACATCAGGGCCGTCAACGCCGAGATCGCCGCGCTCGAATCGCAGCTCGCGGACGTCAATCGCGCATGGCCGCCTACCTTCGGGAGCTGGGGCTGTGACACCTGCTGATTGGGTTCGCGACGAAATAGCGTCTGTTATTGAAAATCTCGTTACTGGTACAAGCGTGAACGGAGAAGATAGACGCAAAGCGCCAGATGAAATGGCTGTATTGAAAGTAAGCGCAGTCACTTATGGCAACTTCAATCCGCTAGCGCATAAAACTGTTACTTCTGAAGATGAAATTCGCAGACTCCAAGCGCCCGTCTGTGGTGACACAGTTCTAGTAAGTCGAGCCAACACAAGAGAGCTTGTTGGAGCGAGTGCATATGTAAGTGATGATCATCCCGGTTTATTTCTGCCAGACAAACTATGGCAGTTAGAGCAAAGCCCGATCACTCAACCCAGTGGTTAAGCTATGTTCTTGCGTATTCCCCTGTTAGGGCAACTATTTCGAGTCGTGCTTCAGGTACAAGTGGAAGCATGAAAAACATCTCGCAAGAGGCGTTTCTTTCCGTTCCAATTCTCGTTCCGCCCCTCCCCGAACAACGCGCCATCGCCGCCATCCTCAGCACATGGGACGACGCCATCGCCCTCACCGGCCGGCTGATCGACGCGCTCAAGCGCCGCAAACAGGCGCTCATGCAGCTGCTGCTGACGGGGGAAGTGCGCTTCCCGGTGTTTGCCGGCGAGGCGTGGAGGACGAAATTATTGCCCGTCTGTGTGAAACTCTCGAAAGCGGCGGAACGCCTAATACTTCTACGCCTGAGTATTGGGATGGTGAGATCCCGTGGATTACCGGCGCAGATTTCGGTGACCTCAAAATTTCGCAGGTTAGGCGTTATGTCTCCTGAGGGAATTGAGAACAGTTCAACCAAGGTAGCGGATGCAGGTGATCTACTTATCGTCAGCCGCACAGGTGTGGGTAAAGTTGCTATCGCGCCGTTTGCAGTTGCAATAAGCCAAGACATTACACGCGCCAAGCCAAAGCTAACAAAGATAACACCAGCGTTTTTCTTATACGCTCTTGCCCAGAACTGACCTTACCCCAGTTTAGCGGACGGAGAAAATGTCCGATAGACTACGAGTAAGGAGAGGAAGATGGGCAGCTACAAGAAGTACACCGACGAGTTCAAGCGAGACGTGCTGGCGATGGTGGCGGAAGGGACGCAGCATAGCGCGGATCGAGCGCGACCTGGATCTGACGCCGGGCTTGGTCTACAAATGGCAGCAGCAGCGCTATCGGGTGCAGGAGATGAGCTTGCAGTCGAGCGAAGCACGGGCAGAGCAAGCGGAACTGCGACGGTTGAAGCGCGAGTTGGAGATCGTCAAACAGGAGCGGGATATCCTAAAAAAAGCCATTCAGGTGTTCTCGCGGGGGGAGTCATGAGCCGCTACCGGTTCATCGCCGGGCAGCGGACGGGTGTATCCCCTACGTCGGTTGTGTGCGGTGCTCAAGGTGTCGGTGAGCGGGTACTATGACTGGCTGAAGCGGAAAACCCAGCCGCCGCGTGCAAGCCAACCGGGAGCTGACCGTCCGGATCCGGGCCGTACAGCGAGGCGAGCCGACAGACTTATGGGCGCTGCGTGTTCAGGCGGAGCTGCGGGCACAAGGCGAGCGGGTGGGCAAGCAGCGGATTGCGCGGCTGATGCGCGAGATGGGTTTACAGACCAAAGGGCGACGGCGCTTCAAGACGACTACCCAGCGGGACGACACACCGACGTGCGCCGAACGTGCTGGCGGGCGATTTCACGGCCAGGCGGCCCAACGAGAAGTGGCTGTCGGACATCACTTACATCGCGACACGAGGGCTGGCTGTATCTGGCAGGCATTCAGGACGTATTTTCGCGGCGTATTGTGGGCTGGTCGATGAGCGAGCGCCCGACCAAAACACTGGTCTGTGATGCGTGGGAGCTGGCGGTGGGGCAGCGTGGTGCGCCCGACTTGCATCACTCTGACCAGGGCAGCCAGTACACCAGCGACGACTATCTGCGCCTGCTGAGAAAGACGAGGTCATCCTCAGCATGAGTGATGTGGACGCTGCTACGACAATGCCATGCAGGAAAGCTTCTGGGGCACGCTGAAAACCGAGTGTGCTGACCGACCATTCCCTCACGCGCAGCGGCACGCAAGGCGATCTTTGAGTACATCGAGGTGTGGTATAACCGTCAGCGGCGGCATTCAGCCTTGGGCTATCTCAGCCCCGCTGAATTCGAGCAGCTCGCTTGCCCCTGACATTCCGACCGTCCGTTGAAGCGGGGTTAGGTCACCACTTCACACCATGTTTACCATTATACGCACTTTACGCTTTTCGCGTTTGGCTTCCGCGCAGATCGGTAAGGTGACCACCATCGCCCTGAACGTCTCACCTCCTTTTCCGCCACCTGCTTTTCCAGCTGCCGCACCCGTGCCGCCAACTGCTGCGCGCTGGCCGTCTCCGCGTCCAACCGCTTAGGCTCGCCGTAAGTCTTGATCCAGCTGTGCAGACTCTTGTTGCTGATCCCCAACGCTCGCGCCGTCTGGCTGATGTTCCCGCTGGCCGCCGCCTGTGCGACCGCTTCGCGCTTATAGGCTTCACTAAACGAACTCGGTCGTCCCATCTTCTCGTTCTCCTCGTGATGATCCATTGTACAATCCATTCACTTGGAGCCATTGTTACTCTATCTTATCGGGGCAACACCAAAGCGGGGTTAGGTCAGGATAACGATCACCTCACCGCTCCTTGTGTAGTCCTGTCTATGCTTTCAGAACGGCAGATCTAATACCAATCATGTGTAAGCGAGTCATGTAAAAGACATGGGCAGTTGATTGAAGGTATTTACAATCCAGTCCCAGGCGACGAGGTGTCGCAAGCGGGCTTGGTCGGCACGCAATCGTCGCAGGAATTGGTCAATACGATATTGTTTGGCATATAACGAGGGGTAAACCAGCCCCTCAATGTTGCGTCGGATTTCTTCAAAAATACGCTCTGCCGGGTTGAGTTCAGGCGAATAACCGGGCAAAACAATGCGCTGCATATCCAACCTTGCCATCGCCTGTCCGCGATGGGCGGTTGCCGCATCCCAAAATGACCGTCTCTAACGCCCAGTGTTCAAAGATGGGCATCAAATGCGCCTGGTTCATGCGCTGTGACCAATCCCATTTCAAATCGAGATGCACCACATCTACTGCCAACACCAGGTAACGCCAGGCAAACACAATCTGTTTCGGTTGCACAATTTAGGCACCCCGCAACCCCAGCGTCGCCGCACCTGCCCCATAAGCCAAAGCGCATTTCATCGCTGAAGTACCAACCACTGGACTGGGTACAGTCCGCCGCGATTAACGCGCTCTGTAAGCTTTTTTTGCCAGGTCGCTTGCACTCGCACATCGGCTTTTTCCGATTGCGGGCGCGGGACTTTCAAGCCTAAGTGCTGGCGTTTCATCACACTTCGCATTCCCTCATAGCTATAGGCAATACCCCACCGCGCTTCCACCCACGCCTTCACCTCCCAGACCGTTGCGAAATCCCCCAATTTCACACGGGCGACCGGGGCCTTTGTTGAACCTGGCTCCAAGGTACGGCGCTTGCCCTCGTGTGGCGTGACCTGTCACACGATGCAACACCTCGCCTATGCCACCCTCCCGATACCAGGATAGCCAACGCTGGATGACCCGGCAACTTCCTGTGCCGCTTAGGGCTGCGACTTCTTCCACCCGTTTCCCCTCGCGCAGATGCCACAACACCAACAAGCGCTCCCGGCGTTGGATCTGTTTCTCTTGACGATACCTCATCTTTAACTCTGCCGATTCTGCCCATTCGACCTGTAAACGATGTCCCATTGCCCCAACCTATGTTTTTCCTTATTTTACCTGACTTCCTCTCACGATTGGTATAAGGAGCGATCAACGTGCCACGCCGAAGACCCCAATTAAGAAGCGGTGAATAAATGGCTGCAGGCGACTGTGAACGAAAAGCGGCGAATGGTGTTTTCCATTCGCCGCCTTTATCTGAGATGGGACAATCTACCGCTTCCCTTTAGGGGGAAAGGGCGGCACTTGTCACTCTTTGACCGGATATAACCTTGGATTGAGGTCTGTATTGGCATCGGCGAGGTTCAGTCCATCGCACAATGGCGGTGTTGCCCAACTCTCGCGCGCCAGACCGGGATCTAACAGTGTCAAGTCGATCTGAGGGTTGATGAACTGCGGGTGGAATGCGGTATCCGGCACTGGCACCGGCAGACGGCCTTCGAGGCTGGCGTTCTCCTCGTTCGGCGCAGACTCTACGTAGACATCGGCGGCGGCGCCAATGGTGAGTTGAGCAGCGGCGTCCAGCGCAACGATGGGCGCAGCCTCAATGCCGAGCGCGGCGGCGCGGAATTGGTCGGGGATTGCCCGCCTCCTCCGATGTCCAGATGAGGTCGGTCGTGCCGCATAGCCACGTTGGCGCATAGTCGGCAACCGTGTTCTCGGTCAACTTCCGCGTCACGCCACTGCTCAACTGGTGAATAGATGTCAGATCACCGTCAAGTTCGGATTGGTAGGCCAGCAGATCGCTTTCAGGCGACCAGACTGCCGCGTTCGCGTTGCCGTTCAGGTCGCTGACCACACGGCGGTTCGAACCGTCTGCGTTCACCAGCATGACCATGCTCAAGCCGTCCCTGTCCAACGATGTGAAGGCGATGGTATCGCCAGTCCCGTTATAC is from Candidatus Flexicrinis proximus and encodes:
- a CDS encoding restriction endonuclease subunit S, coding for MKNISQEAFLSVPILVPPLPEQRAIAAILSTWDDAIALTGRLIDALKRRKQALMQLLLTGEVRFPVFAGEAWRTKLLPVCVKLSKAAERLILLRLSIGMVRSRGLPAQISVTSKFRRLGVMSPEGIENSSTKVADAGDLLIVSRTGVGKVAIAPFAVAISQDITRAKPKLTKITPAFFLYALAQN
- a CDS encoding transposase — protein: MSDRLRVRRGRWAATRSTPTSSSETCWRWWRKGRSIARIERDLDLTPGLVYKWQQQRYRVQEMSLQSSEARAEQAELRRLKRELEIVKQERDILKKAIQVFSRGES
- a CDS encoding transposase — translated: MQANRELTVRIRAVQRGEPTDLWALRVQAELRAQGERVGKQRIARLMREMGLQTKGRRRFKTTTQRDDTPTCAERAGGRFHGQAAQREVAVGHHLHRDTRAGCIWQAFRTYFRGVLWAGR
- a CDS encoding IS3 family transposase, which gives rise to MPSRAAARKAIFEYIEVWYNRQRRHSALGYLSPAEFEQLACP
- a CDS encoding transposase, with protein sequence MDHHEENEKMGRPSSFSEAYKREAVAQAAASGNISQTARALGISNKSLHSWIKTYGEPKRLDAETASAQQLAARVRQLEKQVAEKEVRRSGRWWSPYRSARKPNAKSVKCV
- a CDS encoding winged helix-turn-helix domain-containing protein, whose product is MEARWGIAYSYEGMRSVMKRQHLGLKVPRPQSEKADVRVQATWQKKLTERVNRGGLYPVQWLVLQR
- a CDS encoding helix-turn-helix domain-containing protein; protein product: MGHRLQVEWAESAELKMRYRQEKQIQRRERLLVLWHLREGKRVEEVAALSGTGSCRVIQRWLSWYREGGIGEVLHRVTGHATRGQAPYLGARFNKGPGRPCEIGGFRNGLGGEGVGGSAVGYCL